From the Panulirus ornatus isolate Po-2019 chromosome 58, ASM3632096v1, whole genome shotgun sequence genome, one window contains:
- the LOC139766779 gene encoding uncharacterized protein, producing the protein MATKQLSDLRKLQRNQLVKINKDELIDIILASTPANDEFQQLNQKLEDVMKEMQALKTTLMSPDSIINKNYTQFKARVDKQEEILVKQQQFLEALERKECEANIVVLGVPDENEALDGATTDQEKLDKIWTKLGISDIEGTHRRLGREPPTGDGSIQRRSRPILLTLRDMDQRTSILNNANQMKSAGDNFSRIDIKRDVHPSIRKEWKRLRDMEAAEKARPENVGYIIRLDTKERKLYKDDVVIDSWNAQFFL; encoded by the coding sequence ATGGCAACCAAACAGCTGTCAGACCTGCGGAAACTTCAACGCAATCAGCTGGTCAAGATTAATAAAGATGAGTTGATCGACATTATACTGGCGTCTACACCAGCCAACGACGAGTTCCAACAATTAAACCAAAAACTAGAAGATGTAATGAAGGAAATGCAAGCACTTAAGACCACATTGATGTCTCCTGACAGCATCATTAACAAAAACTACACCCAGTTCAAGGCTCGAGTCGATAAGCAAGAAGAAATATTGGTCAAACAACAACAATTCTTAGAAGCTTTAGAGCGCAAGGAATGTGAAGCAAACATCGTTGTCCTAGGCGTACCTGATGAGAACGAAGCATTGGATGGTGCCACAACGGACCAGGAGAAGCTTGACAAGATATGGACCAAATTGGGCATCAGTGACATAGAGGGCACCCATCGTAGGCTGGGAAGGGAGCCACCTACTGGCGATGGTTCTATACAACGGAGGAGCCGCCCCATCTTGCTTACGCTCCGAGACATGGATCAGCGCACGAGCATCCTGAACAACGCCAATCAAATGAAGTCCGCTGGTGACAACTTTAGCCGTATTGACATCAAGAGGGATGTTCACCCGAGCATCAGGAAGGAGTGGAAGCGTTTGAGGGATATGGAAGCTGCTGAGAAGGCTCGCCCAGAGAATGTCGGGTACATCATCAGGCTGGACACCAAGGAGCGTAAGCTATATaaagatgatgtggttattgataGTTGGAATGCACAGTTTTTTCTCTAG